One Ostrea edulis chromosome 2, xbOstEdul1.1, whole genome shotgun sequence genomic region harbors:
- the LOC125678323 gene encoding uncharacterized protein LOC125678323, with amino-acid sequence MEGHSVFTDLSDPRRPQKLSEMFSEIYDNQWTNAFECLSLEAKTGGDQSDRAIIKRLLDIIMDCYEFCKKESEKQRKRLMTSLLCFDDVETDPSKMLSQLTLTKLNDFIKSVAPELVTHVQRKFPKKEQVAALQIYQDRCLECCWYACIQTPSLYLRADFEVFDKDSHRGYQDQGTHVDFVVWPALYISQNGALLNKAVVQGCNENKGDQNNRTAVSSKGDLSAKHEPNNNIVSSNSENDVEGKHVARIQIGSNDGHGNIKANADKSASQDSTSGKQSSVLFGISPKDLENKKSLLKETKSFESPKQERKSTRQEQTNPPEKRFSSQDPNLRRTPSAILDVSAEELEDRKSTLKETKSTESKQQPKQIGNFNFG; translated from the exons ATGGAGGGACATTCGGTATTTACGGATCTTAGTGATCCAAGAAGACCACAAAAGCTTTCAGAAATGTTCAGCGAAATATACGACAATCAGTGGACAAATGCGTTTGAATGTCTCAGTTTGGAGGCAAAGACTGGCGGCGACCAAAGTGATCGTGCCATTATAAAACGATTACTGGATATCATTATG GACTGTTACGAGTTTTGCAAAAAGGAATCAGAGAAACAGAGGAAACGACTAATGACGTCATTATTATGTTTCGATGATGTGGAG ACGGATCCATCAAAAATGTTGTCCCAACTTACTCTGACAAAGCTCAATGATTTCATTAAAAGCGTTGCTCCAGAACTGGTGACGCACGTTCAACGT AAATTTCCCAAAAAGGAACAGGTTGCAGCACTGCAAATTTACCAGGATCGATGTCTAGAATGTTGCTGGTACGCTTGCATCCAAACTCCTTCATTATACCTTCGCGCAGATTTTGAAGTTTTTGACAAAGACAGCCACAGAGGATATCAGGATCAAGGAACGCATGTTGACTTCGTTGTCTGGCCAGCATTATATATCAGTCAAAACGGTGCACTTCTAAACAAAGCTGTCGTTCAGGGTTGCAATGAAAATAAGGGAGATCAAAATAACAGAACAGCAGTTTCTTCAAAGGGTGACTTATCTGCAAAGCACGAACCGAATAATAATATTGTTTCATCAAACTCAGAAAATGATGTTGAAGGAAAGCATGTCGCTAGAATTCAGATTGGTTCAAATGACGGACATGGAAATATCAAAGCAAATGCCGATAAATCTGCAAGCCAGGATTCAACATCTGGGAAGCAGTCCTCTGTTTTATTCGGTATATCTCCAAAAGAcctagaaaataaaaaatctttgTTGAAGGAAACAAAATCTTTCGAATCCCCCAAACAAGAGAGAAAATCTACAAGACAAGAGCAGACAAATCCACCGGAGAAAAGGTTTTCATCCCAAGACCCTAATTTGAGGAGAACACCTTCAGCAATACTGGATGTTTCCGCTGAAGAGCTTGAGGACAGGAAATCAACACTGAAAGAGACAAAGTCCACCGAGTCCAAACAACAGCCCAAACAAATTGGAAATTTTAATTTCGGTTAA